One stretch of Pomacea canaliculata isolate SZHN2017 linkage group LG1, ASM307304v1, whole genome shotgun sequence DNA includes these proteins:
- the LOC112557466 gene encoding tRNA (guanine(26)-N(2))-dimethyltransferase-like, translated as MSNTEVFDVQEISEGKANVLLPKSVFYNPVQEFNRDLTISIISWFAATHLEESKKKTFKSKGVSGTSTEDNSQALNSNGAQGSNSTDDHPGLVGAGIRHEGGVKIFEGLAASGLRSIRFGLEVPGVQEIVANDFDRNAVEFIEKNITKNNLNGLVRSSYSDASSVMHQHKDPSKRFDVIDLDPYGSSAQFLDAAVQAVGEGGLLCITCTDAAVLCGNAGEACFAKYGSMSLRGKFCHEMALRILLHSIESNANRHSRYIVPLLSLSIDFYVRVFVRVYTGQKQVKMSVTKTSMVYHCTGCGSFSLQPLAIAIPTKGGNHKFVPGTGPPVGAHCEHCSHKHQIGGPMWSAPIHDSSFLDIMLSRLQSASTLYKTSERMVGMLSVAKEELQEVPLYYVLDDVCSVLHCSPPNMLQMRSALLHAGYNVSLSHAAKNSYKTNAPAKVIWDIMRCWIKDHPVNTRRLTEGSVALNILKQEPDLQASFLPHPCANPASRQKGLVRWQQNPEREWGPKPRARREGNDAKNLQQVEELAEMKRSHPEERESEVAQKVSRMEKA; from the exons aaTCCTGTTCAAGAGTTTAACAGAGATCTTACCATCAGCATCATCTCATGGTTTGCAGCCACACATttagaagaaagcaaaaagaaaacatttaaaagtaaagGTGTTTCAGGAACCAGCACAGAAGACAATTCTCAAGCTTTAAACAGCAATGGGGCACAAGGAAGTAATTCAACAGATGATCACCCTGGTCTTGTTGGTGCAGGTATTAGACACGAGGGCGGTGTGAAGATATTTGAAGGACTAGCAGCATCAGGTTTAAGATCTATTCGTTTTGGTCTTGAAGTACCTGGTGTACAAGAGATAGTGGCAAATGATTTTGATAGAAATGCTGTAGAGTTCATTGAGAAGAATATCACAAAAAACAACCTAAATGGTTTAGTAAGATCCAGCTACAGTGACGCCTCTTCTGTGATGCACCAACACAAGGATCCCAGCAAAAGGTTTGATGTCATTGACCTTGACCCATATGGCAGTTCAGCTCAGTTTTTGGATGCAGCAGTGCAGGCCGTGGGTGAGGGTGGCCTGCTATGCATCACCTGTACAGATGCTGCTGTACTTTGCGGTAATGCTGGTGAAGCATGTTTTGCAAAATATGGTTCCATGTCCCTTCGAGGGAAGTTCTGCCATGAAATGGCACTTCGCATCCTTCTCCACAGCATTGAATCAAATGCTAATCGACATTCACGGTATATTGTACCTCTGCTTTCCCTGAGCATTGACTTTTATGTACGAGTTTTTGTGCGTGTTTACACTGGGCAGAAGCAAGTCAAGATGTCAGTGACTAAGACCTCCATGGTTTACCATTGCACAGGCTGTGGGAGCTTTTCTCTTCAGCCTCTTGCTATCGCTATTCCAACAAAAGGAGGTAACCACAAATTTGTTCCGGGAACAGGCCCACCTGTGGGGGCCCATTGTGAGCACTGCAGCCACAAGCATCAGATTGGGGGACCTATGTGGTCGGCCCCAATTCatgattcttcttttcttgacaTTATGTTGAGTAGATTGCAGTCAGCCAGCACACTATACAAAACCAGTGAGAGAATGGTAGGCATGTTGAGTGTGGCCAAGGAAGAGCTGCAGGAAGTTCCACTCTATTATGTGCTTGATGATGTCTGCAGTGTTCTTCACTGCTCTCCACCCAACATGCTACAAATGAG ATCTGCACTGCTGCATGCTGGTTACAATGTGTCTCTGTCCCATGCTGCCAAGAATTCTTACAAGACAAATGCTCCAGCAAAAGTCATATGg GATATCATGCGCTGTTGGATAAAAGATCATCCAGTCAATACTCGGCGCCTGACAGAAGGTTCTGTGgccctaaacattttaaagcaagAACCTGATCTACAGGCATCATTCCTGCCACATCCTTGTGCTAATCCAGCCTCCAGACAAAAGGGTCTTGTACGGTGGCAGCAGAATCCAGAACGAGAATGGGGTCCCAAACCAAGAGCACGCAGGGAGGGAAACGATGCCAAGAACTTGCAGCAGGTGGAAGAACTGGCTGAGATGAAAAGGAGTCACCCAGAG GAAAGAGAATCAGAAGTTGCACAGAAAGTTTCTCGAATGGAAAAGGCATGA